The Amycolatopsis sp. QT-25 genomic sequence ACCACGCAGGTGGCGAGGTGCTCGTCGAGCAGTTCGAGGGAGAACGACTGCAGTGCCTTGGTGGCCGCGGACACCTGGGTCAGGATGTCGATGCAGTACTTGTCCTCTTCGACCATCCGCTGCAAACCGCGGATCTGTCCTTCGATCCGGCGCAGGCGCTTGAGATAGGCCT encodes the following:
- a CDS encoding metal-sensitive transcriptional regulator; the encoded protein is MTGYGSEREAYLKRLRRIEGQIRGLQRMVEEDKYCIDILTQVSAATKALQSFSLELLDEHLATCVVQAAAAGGEEADLKVREASDAIARLVRS